The following are encoded in a window of Legionella geestiana genomic DNA:
- a CDS encoding cytochrome ubiquinol oxidase subunit I, translating to MMVELLSRIQFGFSIGFHILFPTLNLGLAVFLVIMEAIWLKTRNPIYLEICRFWTRIFALTFGMGVVSGIVLAYQIGTNFGPFITQFGNVLGALFAYETLTAFFLEAGFLGVMLFGWKRVPPVVHFFATLLVAIGTTISAFWIMSANSWMQAPSGYQVINGAYVVDSWWAVVMNPTFVPRFIHMLLASYVTTSFVVMAVSGYYLLRNKAPDIARASLSFSLWAALILVPLQIAAGDVAGVRVHHFQPLKTAAMEGVWETQKGAPLLLFAIPSQTEEKNYFEIGIPKLASLINTHSLDGELQGLKSVPSDDRPRMAPVFFTFRAMVGIGLFMLLVAVTGLVLRLRGTLYDTAWFHRVCVAMAPLGFIASIAGWLTAEIGRQPWVVHGLMRTRDAVSAITVEQVIISFSLLILAYGIIFGFYLYYLFKLIRKGPDVPLRDSLEQHAFQYMTVLREKK from the coding sequence ATGATGGTTGAATTGCTATCCCGAATACAGTTTGGTTTCAGTATTGGCTTTCATATTCTTTTCCCCACGCTCAACCTTGGGCTGGCGGTTTTTCTCGTCATCATGGAAGCCATATGGCTTAAAACCAGAAATCCAATCTACCTTGAAATTTGCAGATTCTGGACGCGAATTTTTGCCCTGACCTTCGGAATGGGGGTTGTGTCAGGCATTGTGCTTGCCTATCAGATAGGGACGAATTTTGGGCCTTTCATCACGCAGTTTGGTAACGTACTCGGGGCACTCTTTGCCTACGAGACCCTGACCGCCTTTTTCCTTGAGGCAGGATTTCTTGGGGTAATGCTCTTTGGCTGGAAGCGCGTGCCGCCTGTCGTGCATTTTTTTGCGACACTGCTCGTGGCCATTGGTACGACTATCTCCGCTTTCTGGATAATGTCCGCAAACTCCTGGATGCAGGCGCCGAGCGGCTACCAGGTTATCAACGGCGCCTATGTCGTTGACAGCTGGTGGGCGGTAGTCATGAATCCAACCTTTGTGCCGCGTTTTATCCACATGCTCCTGGCATCCTACGTAACGACTTCTTTCGTGGTGATGGCGGTTTCCGGGTATTATCTGCTGCGAAACAAGGCCCCTGACATTGCAAGGGCATCGCTGTCTTTCAGCCTTTGGGCGGCACTGATTCTGGTGCCTCTGCAAATTGCAGCCGGCGATGTTGCAGGGGTTCGCGTGCACCATTTTCAACCCTTAAAAACGGCAGCAATGGAAGGTGTCTGGGAAACGCAAAAGGGCGCGCCGTTGCTGTTATTCGCGATTCCTTCACAAACTGAAGAAAAAAATTATTTTGAAATCGGCATTCCCAAGCTTGCCAGTCTGATAAATACCCATTCACTGGATGGAGAACTGCAGGGATTGAAAAGTGTTCCTTCGGATGACAGGCCACGGATGGCGCCGGTATTTTTTACCTTTCGTGCAATGGTGGGCATTGGGCTTTTCATGCTGCTGGTAGCCGTCACAGGACTGGTGCTCAGGCTTCGAGGCACACTTTATGATACAGCGTGGTTCCATCGCGTGTGTGTGGCCATGGCACCCCTCGGATTTATCGCGAGCATCGCAGGATGGCTGACTGCTGAAATTGGTCGCCAGCCCTGGGTGGTGCATGGCCTCATGCGTACGCGTGATGCGGTGTCGGCTATCACCGTCGAACAGGTTATCATTTCTTTTTCTCTGTTAATTCTTGCCTACGGCATTATTTTTGGCTTTTACCTGTATTACCTTTTTAAACTCATACGCAAAGGACCGGACGTGCCGTTGCGGGATAGCCTTGAGCAACATGCGTTCCAGTACATGACCGTGCTTCGGGAGAAAAAATAA
- the cydB gene encoding cytochrome d ubiquinol oxidase subunit II, whose product MLPLIFAVLLGFIVLMYVILDGFDLGIGILFPFTTSERERDTMMNSIAPVWDGNETWLVFGGAMLYGAFPKVYGMLLPILYMPVMLMLIALIFRGVSFEFRFKAKTSKPVWNWSFAIGSVTATFFQGVILGAFVQGFPINEAQMTIHNPDWLTPFSLCTGFALVCGYALLGATWMIFKSDGRLQRKMVHYARGLLVLVSLFLLFVSIWTPLHSDEIFHRWYDFPNILLLSPLPALAAWSIYRAWCHLNAGSAYKPFLYSILVFFCSYVGIAISVYPYLIPHQVTLWEAAAPASTLVFILIGVCIMLPILLAYTAYAYYLFRGKPQGHYH is encoded by the coding sequence ATGCTGCCGCTCATTTTCGCTGTCCTTCTTGGGTTTATCGTACTGATGTACGTTATTCTCGATGGCTTTGATTTAGGCATTGGCATTCTTTTTCCGTTTACGACCAGTGAGCGCGAGCGCGATACGATGATGAATTCCATCGCGCCCGTCTGGGACGGTAACGAAACCTGGCTTGTGTTCGGCGGGGCAATGCTTTATGGCGCCTTTCCAAAGGTTTATGGCATGCTTTTGCCGATTCTTTACATGCCTGTCATGCTGATGCTGATAGCCCTCATTTTTCGCGGTGTCAGTTTTGAATTTCGGTTTAAGGCCAAGACATCCAAACCCGTCTGGAACTGGTCGTTTGCCATTGGCTCGGTGACGGCGACATTTTTTCAGGGCGTGATTCTTGGTGCGTTTGTGCAGGGTTTTCCCATCAATGAGGCACAAATGACTATCCACAATCCCGACTGGCTCACGCCTTTTAGTCTCTGCACGGGTTTCGCGCTGGTGTGCGGCTATGCGCTGCTTGGCGCCACCTGGATGATTTTTAAAAGCGATGGGCGACTGCAGCGAAAAATGGTGCACTATGCCAGGGGGCTTTTGGTGCTCGTCAGTCTATTTTTGCTCTTTGTGAGCATCTGGACGCCGCTGCACAGTGATGAGATTTTTCATCGCTGGTATGATTTTCCGAACATTCTTCTTTTAAGTCCTCTGCCGGCACTGGCCGCCTGGTCCATTTACCGCGCATGGTGCCACTTGAATGCAGGCAGTGCCTACAAGCCGTTTTTATACAGTATTCTCGTGTTTTTTTGCTCGTATGTCGGCATTGCTATCAGCGTCTATCCCTACTTAATCCCGCATCAGGTCACACTCTGGGAAGCGGCGGCTCCTGCCTCGACACTGGTGTTTATTCTCATTGGAGTCTGCATTATGCTCCCGATTTTGCTCGCTTATACGGCATACGCCTACTATCTCTTTCGCGGAAAGCCACAGGGGCATTATCATTAG